A part of Antechinus flavipes isolate AdamAnt ecotype Samford, QLD, Australia chromosome 6, AdamAnt_v2, whole genome shotgun sequence genomic DNA contains:
- the LOC127539888 gene encoding casein kinase I-like: MNISKSSESQLIFGGKYKLVRKIGNGSFGDIFLAVNINNGEEVAVKLESQTSKHPQLFFEAKLYKILQGGSGIAHMRWYGRERGHNVLVMDLLGPSLEELFNICSRRFTMKTVLMLADQMISRVQYLHAKNFIHRDIKPDNFLIGTGRHCNKLFIIDFGLAKKYRDSKTKEHIPYRKDKNLTGTARYASINAHLGIEQSRGDDMESLGYVLMYFNRTSLPWQGLRAATRKQKYEKIIEKKMSTSVDSLCGGFPPEFATYLTYCRGLHFEEAPDYFYLRQLFRTLFKSLNYQYDYLYDWTILKQKETQEPASSSGQNQQPHNSTVFQA, encoded by the coding sequence ATGAATATCAGCAAAAGCTCCGAGTCCCAATTAAtttttggaggaaaatataaactgGTGCGGAAAATCGGGAATGGCTCCTTCGGGGACATCTTCCTGGCAGTCAACATCAACAATGGCGAGGAAGTGGCTGTGAAGCTTGAATCACAGACGTCCAAGCATCCTCAACTGTTCTTTGAAGCCAAGCTGTATAAGATTCTCCAAGGGGGGTCGGGCATTGCCCACATGCGCTGGTATGGTCGGGAAAGGGGTCACAATGTGCTAGTCATGGACTTACTGGGGCCCAGTCTTGAAGAATTGTTTAATATATGCTCCCGCAGGTTTACAATGAAAACAGTACTTATGTTAGCTGACCAGATGATCAGTAGAGTCCAATACCTGCATGCAAAGAATTTTATACATAGAGATATTAAACCTGATAACTTCCTTATTGGCACTGGTCGTCACTGTAACAAATTATTCATTATTGACTTTGGTTTAGCCAAAAAGTACAGAGACAGCAAAACAAAGGAACACATACCatacagaaaagataaaaatctcaCTGGCACGGCCCGTTATGCCAGCATCAATGCCCACCTTGGCATTGAGCAGAGTCGAGGGGATGATATGGAATCTCTAGGCTATGTATTAATGTATTTTAACAGAACCAGCCTGCCCTGGCAAGGACTAAGAGCTGCAACAAGGAAGCAAAAGTatgaaaagattatagaaaaaaagatgtcCACTTCCGTGGATTCTTTATGTGGTGGATTTCCTCCTGAATTTGCAACATATCTAACCTATTGTAGGGGACTCCACTTTGAGGAAgccccagattatttttatctaaGACAGTTATTCCGGACTCTTTTCAAGTCTCTGAACTATCAATATGACTACTTATATGACTGGACAATACTGAAGCAGAAAGAGACTCAGGAACCAGCCTCTTCTAGTGGTCAAAATCAACAGCCACACAATTCCACAGTTTTCCAAGCATGA